The proteins below come from a single Brevundimonas sp. LM2 genomic window:
- a CDS encoding LPS-assembly protein LptD: protein MQADRGPHFRHGLRTRLLAGSVLAAWALAGGALAQTPLQTRASPAPVVNDGLPAGAVYIEAEQATRQGDVITASGERDRVYARFRGHALRGRAVTYDVAQGLATADGDVELVDPDGNVVHASRLELGSDLEAGVVVDLATRLAGGASLMAATAVRRSANVNELNYALFTPCPICDTDGNPKQPSLSIQAEKVVQDEELRAILYRNAVFKVGGVPVFWLPVFAHPDPTVDRASGFLVPTVDYDEGRGVSIEAPYLHVVSPSEDWLISPQVNSGVAPFLNLQWRRRFSNGTIVARTGYTYAQNFGDFDLDGDGRAESNVDFDDETSRSYLLAWGRFDPSGPWRWGFTAERTSDKTLFDRYSISDPYQDSGLYYGDERRLISQLYAERQTERSYLSVAAFTIQSLRVSRFNDITPALNEFENDGTLPLVAPLIDARWEPERPILGGRLRVRGSAVSLYRDEYLGSPVLRPELIPTGSTVGLPGVDTRRVTTQIDWRRSLISAAGIRYEPFVDGRVDVYSIADLPPALGLDDETITRGRATVGLDVSYPLIRRLGDGADLIVEPLGQISLSNDPDVDPRIPVEDSETLELDESSLFRTDRFPGYDLLEGGLRLTAGVRTTLRWDTNRSASLFVGRSLRDDDQPAFDVPIPDVPSRLYDPTGLGQKVSDWVVQGSFQPSDRVRGWGHATIDGSGEVRRAELAVDGRWSRRNLATVSYIIDRTNPVQLDGRTDPNNLSGPPLASGNRNYEFVQLAVQQFVYGNWGVAVAGIADLERDLITRSEVGLLFDDDCFRVELGYRRDNTRVSTTGPSDGVYVRLNLATFGGSGYGSNGLR, encoded by the coding sequence ATGCAGGCTGATCGCGGCCCCCATTTCCGGCACGGTCTGCGGACACGATTGCTGGCCGGTTCGGTTCTGGCCGCCTGGGCGCTGGCCGGCGGGGCCCTGGCCCAGACCCCGCTCCAGACCCGGGCGAGCCCCGCGCCCGTCGTGAACGACGGCCTGCCGGCCGGTGCCGTCTATATCGAAGCCGAACAGGCCACCCGGCAGGGCGACGTCATCACGGCCAGCGGCGAGCGCGACCGCGTCTATGCCCGGTTCCGGGGCCACGCCCTGCGCGGTCGCGCCGTCACCTACGATGTCGCCCAGGGCCTCGCCACGGCGGACGGGGACGTGGAATTGGTCGATCCGGACGGCAACGTCGTCCACGCCAGCCGCCTGGAACTCGGGTCCGATCTGGAAGCGGGCGTCGTCGTCGACCTGGCGACACGCCTCGCGGGCGGGGCCAGCCTGATGGCGGCCACGGCGGTCCGGCGGTCCGCCAATGTCAACGAGCTGAACTACGCCCTCTTCACGCCCTGTCCGATCTGCGACACCGACGGCAATCCCAAACAGCCGAGCCTTTCGATCCAGGCGGAAAAGGTCGTTCAGGACGAGGAATTGCGGGCCATCCTGTACCGCAACGCGGTGTTCAAGGTCGGCGGCGTGCCGGTCTTCTGGCTGCCGGTTTTCGCCCATCCGGATCCGACCGTGGACCGGGCCTCCGGCTTCCTGGTGCCCACCGTCGACTATGACGAGGGACGCGGCGTCTCGATCGAGGCACCCTATCTGCACGTCGTCTCGCCGTCCGAGGACTGGCTGATCAGCCCGCAGGTCAACAGCGGCGTCGCCCCCTTCCTGAACCTGCAGTGGCGCCGGCGGTTCTCGAACGGCACCATCGTCGCCCGCACCGGCTACACCTACGCCCAGAACTTCGGCGACTTCGATCTCGACGGCGACGGCCGCGCCGAGAGCAATGTCGATTTCGATGACGAGACCAGCCGCAGCTACCTGCTGGCCTGGGGCCGGTTCGATCCCTCCGGCCCCTGGCGCTGGGGCTTCACGGCGGAGCGCACCTCCGACAAGACCCTGTTCGACCGCTACAGCATCAGCGACCCCTACCAGGACAGCGGCCTCTACTACGGCGACGAGCGTCGTCTGATCTCGCAGCTGTATGCCGAGCGTCAGACCGAACGGTCCTACCTGTCGGTGGCGGCCTTCACGATCCAGAGCCTGCGGGTGTCGCGGTTCAACGACATCACCCCCGCGCTGAACGAGTTCGAGAACGACGGGACCCTGCCCCTGGTCGCGCCCCTGATCGACGCCCGCTGGGAGCCCGAGCGCCCCATCCTTGGCGGTCGCCTGCGCGTGCGGGGGTCGGCGGTCTCGCTCTATCGCGACGAATATCTCGGCAGTCCGGTCCTGAGGCCCGAGTTGATCCCGACCGGCTCCACCGTGGGCTTGCCGGGCGTCGATACGCGCCGGGTCACGACACAGATCGACTGGCGCCGATCCCTGATCTCGGCCGCCGGCATCCGCTACGAGCCCTTCGTCGACGGCCGGGTCGACGTCTATTCGATCGCCGACCTGCCCCCCGCCCTGGGCCTCGACGACGAGACCATCACCCGCGGTCGCGCGACGGTCGGCCTGGACGTCAGCTATCCCCTGATCCGCCGCCTGGGCGACGGCGCGGACCTGATCGTGGAGCCGCTCGGCCAGATCTCCCTGTCCAACGACCCCGACGTCGATCCCAGGATTCCCGTGGAGGATTCGGAGACGCTGGAACTGGACGAGTCCTCGCTGTTCCGCACCGATCGGTTCCCCGGCTATGACCTGCTGGAGGGGGGGCTTCGCCTTACCGCCGGGGTGCGCACCACCCTCCGATGGGACACCAACCGCAGCGCCAGCCTGTTCGTCGGCCGCAGTCTGCGCGACGACGACCAACCCGCCTTCGACGTGCCGATCCCCGACGTGCCCAGCCGGCTCTATGATCCCACGGGGCTCGGACAGAAGGTCTCGGACTGGGTCGTCCAGGGCAGTTTCCAGCCCTCCGATCGCGTCCGGGGCTGGGGTCACGCCACCATCGACGGGTCCGGTGAGGTCCGCCGCGCGGAGCTCGCGGTCGACGGACGCTGGAGTCGCCGCAACCTGGCGACCGTCAGCTACATCATCGATCGCACCAACCCCGTTCAGCTGGACGGTCGCACGGATCCGAACAACCTCTCGGGCCCACCGCTGGCTTCGGGCAATCGCAACTATGAGTTCGTTCAGCTGGCGGTTCAACAGTTCGTCTACGGCAACTGGGGCGTCGCCGTCGCCGGGATCGCCGATCTGGAACGCGATCTGATCACCCGTTCCGAAGTGGGCCTTCTGTTCGACGACGACTGTTTCCGCGTCGAGCTCGGCTATCGGCGGGACAACACGCGCGTCAGCACCACCGGGCCGTCCGACGGGGTCTATGTTCGTCTAAACCTCGCCACTTTTGGAGGGTCAGGCTATGGATCAAACGGCTTGCGTTAG